A part of Streptomyces sp. DSM 40750 genomic DNA contains:
- a CDS encoding glycosyltransferase family 2 protein has protein sequence MSPAYAVVVPTLVRDTLADCLAALAAATGPRPDEIVLVDDRPDPDPDPGPLEHALSVLGDLRERTTVVASGGRGPAAARNTGWRAVMTPWVAFLDDDVQVGPHWCEQLAQDLADASPDTAGVQGTIAVPLPGERRPTDWERGTAGLAGARWITADMAYRTVALKQVAGFDERFRHAFREDADLALRVLDAGWRIRQGRRTTRHPVRPADRWVSLRAQRGNADDALMRYLHGPDWWHKAAAPRGRLRTHLAVTAFGACACALAVAGRRRAAATAALGWAAGTAEFAWTRVAPGPRTRHEVTTMLLTSALIPPAATWHWLNGLRRHRDVPSWSEVAP, from the coding sequence ATGAGCCCGGCCTATGCCGTCGTGGTTCCGACGCTCGTCCGCGACACCCTGGCCGACTGCCTCGCCGCGCTCGCCGCGGCGACGGGACCCCGGCCGGACGAGATCGTCCTCGTCGACGACCGCCCCGACCCCGACCCCGACCCCGGCCCGCTGGAACACGCGCTGAGCGTCCTCGGCGACCTGCGGGAGCGCACGACCGTCGTGGCGAGCGGGGGACGCGGGCCCGCCGCCGCCCGCAACACCGGCTGGCGCGCGGTCATGACCCCCTGGGTCGCCTTCCTCGACGACGACGTGCAGGTCGGCCCGCACTGGTGCGAGCAGCTGGCACAGGACCTGGCCGACGCGTCCCCCGACACCGCGGGCGTCCAGGGCACGATCGCCGTACCGTTGCCCGGTGAGCGGCGCCCCACCGACTGGGAACGGGGCACCGCCGGTCTCGCCGGGGCCCGTTGGATCACCGCCGACATGGCCTACCGCACCGTCGCGCTCAAGCAGGTCGCCGGCTTCGACGAACGCTTCCGGCACGCCTTCCGCGAGGACGCCGACCTCGCCCTGCGCGTCCTCGACGCGGGCTGGCGCATCCGGCAGGGCCGGCGCACCACCCGTCACCCCGTACGCCCCGCCGACCGCTGGGTGTCCCTGCGCGCCCAGCGGGGAAACGCCGACGACGCCCTGATGCGGTACCTGCACGGTCCCGACTGGTGGCACAAGGCGGCCGCGCCGCGCGGGCGCCTGCGCACCCATCTGGCGGTCACCGCGTTCGGCGCCTGCGCGTGCGCGCTCGCGGTCGCCGGACGCCGCCGGGCGGCCGCGACGGCCGCGCTGGGCTGGGCCGCCGGCACCGCGGAGTTCGCGTGGACGCGCGTCGCGCCCGGACCGCGCACCCGTCATGAAGTGACGACGATGCTCCTGACCAGCGCGCTCATCCCGCCCGCGGCGACCTGGCACTGGCTGAACGGACTCCGGCGCCACCGCGACGTCCCCTCCTGGAGCGAGGTGGCGCCATGA
- a CDS encoding D-glycero-alpha-D-manno-heptose-1,7-bisphosphate 7-phosphatase, protein MSAVKAVLFDRDGTLVHDVPYNGDPDRVRPVDGAREALGLLRSRGIRTGVVTNQSAIARGLLTDADVRGVNRRVDELLGPFDVWAVCPHGPDDGCRCRKPEPGLILWAAGRICTAPADCVVIGDIGADVEAARRAGARGILVPTPQTRPEETASADQVAPDLLTAVRAVLTGPPLRSARATEAAYEAAYDATYDAAGKPR, encoded by the coding sequence ATGAGCGCCGTCAAGGCCGTGCTGTTCGACCGTGACGGCACCCTCGTCCACGACGTCCCCTACAACGGCGACCCGGACCGTGTCCGCCCCGTCGACGGCGCCCGTGAAGCGCTCGGCCTGCTGCGCTCGCGCGGCATCCGCACCGGAGTCGTCACCAACCAGTCCGCCATCGCGCGCGGGCTGCTCACCGACGCCGACGTGCGCGGCGTCAACCGCCGCGTCGACGAGCTCCTCGGCCCCTTCGACGTGTGGGCCGTGTGCCCGCACGGCCCCGACGACGGCTGCCGCTGCCGCAAGCCCGAACCGGGCCTGATCCTGTGGGCGGCCGGCCGGATCTGCACAGCGCCCGCCGACTGCGTCGTCATCGGCGACATCGGCGCCGACGTGGAGGCGGCCCGCCGGGCGGGCGCCCGGGGCATCCTCGTCCCCACCCCGCAGACACGGCCGGAGGAGACGGCGAGCGCCGACCAGGTGGCGCCGGACCTCCTCACCGCCGTGCGCGCGGTGCTGACAGGGCCACCGCTCCGAAGCGCCCGGGCCACCGAAGCGGCCTACGAAGCCGCCTACGACGCCACCTACGACGCCGCCGGGAAGCCACGGTGA
- a CDS encoding glycosyltransferase family 9 protein has translation MKALVTRLDSFGDVLLAGPAVRAVAARADTVTLLCGPRGAPAARLLPGVDDILVWDAPWVGLSPPPVGRGEVELLIDTIDADTALILTSFHQSPLPTALLLRLAGVGHITADSEDYPGSLLDVRHHRAPHAHEAEAALDLAEAAGFPRVDDGRLRVLAPPAATGVTGPGPYVVLHPGASVPARAWSRESNAEAVRELVAAGHRVVVTGGPDERDLTAYVAGEHGLDLGGRTGAEELAGVLAGADAVVTGNTGPAHLAAAVGTPVVSLFAPVVPAERWRPYGVPYVLLGDQLAPCADSRARTCPVPGHPCLESVTGHDVVAAVEKLRGEI, from the coding sequence GTGAAAGCGCTCGTCACCCGCCTCGACAGCTTCGGCGACGTACTGCTCGCCGGGCCCGCCGTCCGTGCCGTCGCCGCCCGCGCCGACACCGTCACCCTGCTGTGCGGACCGCGGGGCGCGCCCGCCGCCCGCCTGCTGCCCGGCGTGGACGACATCCTCGTCTGGGACGCCCCCTGGGTGGGTCTCTCCCCTCCGCCCGTCGGCCGCGGAGAGGTCGAGCTGCTCATCGACACGATCGACGCCGACACGGCGCTGATCCTGACCTCCTTCCACCAATCCCCGTTGCCCACCGCCCTGTTGCTGCGCCTGGCCGGCGTCGGACACATCACCGCGGACAGCGAGGACTACCCCGGCTCCCTCCTCGACGTACGGCATCACCGCGCGCCGCACGCCCACGAGGCGGAGGCCGCGCTCGACCTCGCCGAGGCCGCGGGATTCCCCCGGGTCGACGACGGGCGGCTGCGGGTGCTCGCCCCGCCCGCAGCCACCGGCGTGACCGGTCCCGGCCCGTATGTCGTGCTGCACCCGGGCGCCAGCGTCCCCGCCCGGGCCTGGAGCCGTGAGAGCAACGCCGAGGCCGTGCGGGAACTGGTCGCGGCCGGGCACCGCGTCGTGGTGACCGGCGGGCCCGACGAACGGGACCTGACCGCGTACGTCGCCGGCGAGCACGGGCTCGACCTCGGCGGCCGGACCGGTGCCGAGGAACTGGCCGGCGTGCTGGCCGGGGCCGACGCCGTCGTCACCGGCAACACCGGGCCCGCCCACCTCGCCGCCGCCGTCGGCACCCCGGTCGTCTCGCTCTTCGCGCCGGTCGTGCCGGCCGAGCGCTGGCGGCCGTACGGCGTGCCGTACGTGCTGCTCGGCGACCAGCTGGCGCCCTGCGCGGACAGCAGGGCCCGGACGTGTCCCGTTCCCGGCCACCCGTGCCTGGAGTCGGTGACCGGGCACGACGTGGTGGCCGCCGTCGAGAAGCTGAGGGGGGAGATATGA
- a CDS encoding glycosyltransferase translates to MRILLWHVHGSWTTAFVRGPHTYVVPVTPDRGPDGRGRARTFDWPDSVVEVPPERLRDEHIDLVVLQRPHELALVDEWLGRRPPLVYLEHNAPDGDVPDTRHPAAAIPGVTLVHVTHFNRLMWDAGNTPTTVVEHGIVDPGHLWTGELPRAAVVVNEPVRRGRYVGTDLLPMFARAAPLDVFGMRTEGLAGHLGVPAESCRSHELVQRELHTAMARRRLYLHPVRWTSLGLSLLEAMHLGMPVVALATTEVTEAVPPGAGVVSNRIDVLADAVREFLADPLHARTVGERARAAALARYGLTRFLDDWERLLKEMTR, encoded by the coding sequence ATGAGGATCCTGCTCTGGCACGTGCACGGGTCGTGGACCACGGCCTTCGTGCGGGGACCGCACACCTACGTCGTCCCCGTCACTCCGGACCGCGGACCCGACGGCCGCGGCCGGGCCCGCACCTTCGACTGGCCGGACTCCGTCGTCGAGGTCCCGCCCGAGCGGCTGCGGGACGAGCACATCGACCTCGTCGTCCTGCAACGCCCACACGAACTCGCCCTCGTGGACGAGTGGTTGGGCCGCCGCCCGCCCCTCGTGTACCTGGAGCACAACGCCCCCGACGGCGACGTCCCCGACACCCGCCACCCGGCCGCCGCGATCCCCGGCGTCACCCTTGTCCACGTCACCCACTTCAACCGGCTGATGTGGGACGCCGGAAACACCCCCACGACCGTCGTCGAGCACGGCATCGTCGACCCCGGCCACCTGTGGACCGGTGAGCTGCCCCGGGCCGCCGTCGTCGTCAACGAGCCGGTGCGGCGCGGCCGTTACGTGGGAACCGACCTGCTGCCGATGTTCGCGCGGGCCGCCCCGCTGGACGTCTTCGGCATGAGGACCGAAGGGCTCGCCGGCCACCTCGGGGTCCCGGCCGAGAGCTGCCGCTCCCACGAACTCGTCCAGCGCGAACTGCACACCGCCATGGCACGACGCCGCCTCTACCTCCACCCCGTTCGCTGGACCTCCCTGGGCCTGTCCCTGCTGGAGGCGATGCACCTCGGCATGCCCGTGGTGGCCCTCGCCACCACCGAGGTGACCGAGGCGGTGCCGCCGGGCGCCGGAGTGGTCTCCAACCGCATCGACGTACTGGCAGACGCGGTACGGGAGTTCCTCGCCGACCCGCTGCACGCCCGAACGGTCGGCGAGCGGGCACGTGCCGCGGCGCTCGCCCGCTACGGACTCACCCGCTTCCTGGACGACTGGGAGCGGCTGCTCAAGGAGATGACGCGATGA
- a CDS encoding glycosyltransferase: MRIAMVSEHASPLAALGGVDAGGQNVYVARLSEELARRGHDVTVYTRRDSTELPDRVALPGGAVVEHVPAGPPAPVPKDELFPFMPGFGAYLAWVWEHQPPDAVHAHFWMSGMAAQSGARPHGIPVVQTFHALGTVKRRHQGHEDTSPPERVGVERQLGRGCARVLATCTDEVLELDDLGVPPRRVSVVPCGVDVNQFRPGVPPVGTPARRERHRLLACGRLVRRKGYDQAIRVLPHIPHTELVVAGGPPPELLAAEPEARRLLRLADRAGVADRVRLLGAVDPARMPALIGSADAVLCTPTYEPFGIVPLEAMACGVPVVATDVGGHRDTVSDEVTGRLVPVGDLGATAEAVRDLLADERLRRTMGANGRERALARYTWQRVADGVEEVYQRVTARDEVPSEVA; encoded by the coding sequence ATGAGGATCGCCATGGTCTCCGAGCACGCCAGCCCGTTGGCGGCGCTCGGCGGCGTCGACGCCGGTGGTCAGAACGTGTACGTGGCCCGGCTCAGCGAGGAGCTGGCGCGTCGGGGCCACGACGTCACGGTCTACACCCGACGCGACTCCACCGAACTGCCCGATCGAGTGGCCCTGCCCGGCGGCGCCGTCGTGGAGCATGTACCGGCCGGACCGCCCGCACCGGTCCCCAAGGACGAGCTGTTCCCGTTCATGCCCGGCTTCGGCGCGTACCTCGCCTGGGTCTGGGAGCACCAGCCGCCGGACGCCGTGCACGCCCACTTCTGGATGTCCGGCATGGCGGCCCAGTCCGGCGCCCGGCCCCACGGCATCCCCGTCGTGCAGACCTTCCACGCCCTGGGCACCGTCAAGCGGCGCCACCAAGGCCACGAGGACACCAGTCCTCCCGAACGCGTGGGCGTCGAGCGGCAGCTCGGCCGCGGCTGTGCCCGCGTTCTGGCCACCTGCACCGACGAGGTGCTCGAACTGGACGACTTGGGCGTGCCGCCCCGACGGGTGTCCGTGGTGCCGTGCGGGGTGGACGTGAACCAGTTCCGCCCCGGGGTGCCGCCCGTCGGCACCCCGGCACGCCGGGAGCGGCACCGGCTGCTGGCCTGCGGACGACTCGTCCGCCGCAAGGGTTACGACCAGGCCATCCGGGTTCTCCCCCACATCCCCCACACCGAACTCGTCGTGGCCGGTGGGCCCCCGCCCGAACTGCTGGCCGCCGAACCGGAGGCGCGGCGCCTGCTGCGCCTGGCCGACCGGGCCGGCGTCGCCGACCGGGTGCGGCTGCTCGGCGCCGTGGACCCGGCCCGGATGCCCGCGCTGATCGGCAGCGCGGACGCGGTGCTGTGCACACCGACGTACGAGCCGTTCGGCATCGTCCCGCTGGAGGCCATGGCCTGCGGCGTGCCCGTCGTGGCCACGGACGTCGGCGGGCACCGGGACACCGTCTCCGACGAGGTGACGGGCCGACTGGTACCGGTGGGCGATCTCGGCGCGACGGCCGAGGCGGTCCGCGACCTGCTCGCCGACGAACGGCTGCGCCGCACCATGGGCGCGAACGGCCGCGAACGCGCTCTCGCCCGCTACACCTGGCAGCGCGTCGCGGACGGCGTCGAAGAGGTCTACCAACGCGTCACCGCACGTGATGAGGTCCCGTCGGAGGTGGCGTGA
- a CDS encoding D-sedoheptulose-7-phosphate isomerase, with product MSTEVSPVVGHCDELLDALGAFRASAHITERWGERLAAVLGGGGRLLAAGNGGSAAQAQHLTAELVGRYRHDRPAFSALALHADTSSTTAIANDFGVDEVFARQVRAHGRPDDVLMLLSTSGASANLLSAADAGRAAGLRVWAMTGPAPNPLLAGSDEALCVNAGSAATVQELHLVAVHMTCAAFDAALERKGS from the coding sequence ATGAGCACCGAGGTCTCCCCGGTGGTCGGGCACTGCGACGAACTCCTCGACGCCCTCGGGGCGTTCCGGGCCTCCGCCCACATCACCGAGCGGTGGGGCGAGCGCCTCGCGGCCGTGCTGGGCGGCGGCGGTCGGCTGCTCGCGGCGGGCAACGGCGGCAGCGCGGCCCAGGCCCAGCACCTGACCGCCGAGCTCGTCGGCCGCTACCGCCACGACCGGCCAGCCTTCTCGGCGCTCGCCCTGCACGCCGACACCTCCAGCACGACGGCCATCGCCAACGACTTCGGCGTCGACGAGGTGTTCGCCCGTCAGGTACGCGCCCATGGCCGTCCCGACGACGTGCTGATGCTGCTGTCCACCAGTGGTGCCAGCGCCAACCTGCTGTCGGCCGCCGACGCGGGGCGCGCGGCCGGTCTGCGCGTGTGGGCCATGACCGGACCGGCCCCCAACCCCCTGCTGGCGGGCAGCGACGAGGCCCTGTGCGTGAACGCCGGCTCCGCCGCCACCGTCCAGGAACTCCACCTGGTCGCCGTGCACATGACGTGCGCGGCGTTCGACGCGGCCCTGGAACGGAAGGGGAGCTGA
- the rfaE2 gene encoding D-glycero-beta-D-manno-heptose 1-phosphate adenylyltransferase — MPAKAPLVVVGDALLDRDLTGTAERLAPDAPVPVVADCVRRTRPGGAALTAYLAARDGREVTLITGLGDDPASDELRQLLSPELKSIELPLTGALPEKTRVLARGSPVVRLDRGTGLVGEATDEAREALRSASAVLVSDYGRGAADSLRDVLAERPPLVWDPHPRGGPPVPGTRLVSPARAEARAFADPEGHGNSLRDAARDAAALVRRWRVAAVAVTLGASGALLSYGDHPLLVPAATAHHGDTCGAGDRFAVTAAGLLADGALVGEAVEGAVAAATEFVGAGGASGVAHADTPPAALTDAVDARDLVVRVRATGGTVVAAGGCFDLLHAGHVGLLQAARRLGDCLVVCVNSDASVRRRKGPERPVNPLSDRVRVLSALACVDAVAVFDEDTPERLLTDLRPDIWVKGGDYSGADLPEAALLEEWGGQAVLLPYLDGRSSTALMARVREGAR; from the coding sequence GTGCCCGCCAAGGCCCCCCTCGTCGTGGTCGGCGACGCGCTGCTGGACCGCGACCTGACCGGCACCGCCGAGCGCCTCGCCCCCGACGCGCCCGTGCCCGTCGTCGCCGACTGCGTACGGCGGACGCGGCCGGGCGGCGCCGCCCTCACCGCGTACCTCGCGGCGCGCGACGGCCGCGAGGTCACCCTGATCACCGGTCTCGGCGACGACCCGGCGAGCGATGAACTGCGCCAACTCCTGTCGCCGGAGCTGAAGTCGATCGAACTCCCGCTGACCGGCGCGCTGCCGGAGAAGACCCGCGTCCTGGCGCGGGGCAGCCCGGTGGTCCGCCTGGACCGGGGCACGGGCCTCGTCGGCGAAGCCACGGACGAGGCCCGCGAGGCGCTCCGCTCGGCCTCCGCCGTGCTGGTCTCCGACTACGGACGGGGCGCGGCGGACTCCCTGCGAGACGTCCTCGCCGAGCGGCCACCCCTCGTCTGGGACCCGCACCCGCGCGGCGGACCGCCCGTGCCGGGCACCCGGCTGGTCTCCCCGGCCCGGGCGGAGGCACGCGCCTTCGCCGACCCGGAGGGCCACGGGAACTCCCTGCGGGACGCCGCCCGGGACGCCGCCGCGCTCGTCCGGCGGTGGCGGGTCGCCGCCGTCGCGGTCACCCTCGGCGCGAGCGGGGCCCTGCTGTCGTACGGAGACCATCCCCTGCTCGTCCCCGCCGCCACCGCGCACCACGGGGACACCTGCGGCGCCGGGGACCGGTTCGCCGTCACGGCGGCCGGGCTGCTGGCCGACGGGGCCCTGGTGGGGGAGGCCGTGGAGGGAGCAGTGGCCGCGGCGACCGAGTTCGTCGGCGCCGGCGGGGCGAGCGGCGTCGCGCACGCCGACACGCCACCGGCGGCCCTCACCGACGCGGTCGACGCCCGCGACCTGGTCGTGCGTGTCCGCGCCACGGGCGGCACCGTCGTCGCCGCGGGCGGCTGCTTCGACCTGCTGCACGCCGGGCACGTCGGGCTGCTCCAGGCCGCCCGCCGGCTCGGCGACTGCCTGGTCGTCTGCGTCAACTCGGACGCGTCGGTGCGGCGGCGCAAGGGCCCGGAGCGGCCCGTGAACCCGCTGTCCGACCGCGTCCGCGTGCTCAGCGCCCTCGCGTGCGTCGACGCGGTCGCCGTGTTCGACGAGGACACCCCCGAGCGGCTGCTCACCGACCTCCGCCCCGACATCTGGGTGAAGGGCGGTGACTACTCCGGCGCCGACCTGCCCGAGGCCGCACTGCTCGAGGAGTGGGGCGGACAGGCGGTCCTGCTGCCGTACCTCGACGGCCGCTCCTCGACCGCCCTGATGGCACGGGTACGGGAAGGAGCCCGATGA
- a CDS encoding glycosyltransferase family 9 protein: MSTRPRLLVLRALGLGDLLAGVPALRALRRGFPDHELVLAAPAELAPLAAATGAVDRLLPASAPGRAVPRSLDWTGPPPDVAVDLHGNGPPSHRLLQSLCPGRLLAFAHPDTPEIDGPPWYAEEHERDRWCRFVEAYGMAADASDLRLPSPADPSPAPGAIVLHPGAGAPSRCWPVDRYATVATALRERGHRVVVTGGADEEDLPARLAKEARLPDTDVFGGGLPFGRLSALVAGARAVVSGDTGIAHLAVAHAAPSVTLFGPVPPSRWGPPAHPRHQVLWHPGPDGDPHGRRTDPVLLRIRPEDVLEAFDRLTDTP, translated from the coding sequence ATGAGCACACGCCCCCGTCTGCTCGTCCTGCGCGCCCTGGGCCTCGGCGACCTCCTCGCCGGTGTCCCCGCGCTGCGCGCGCTGCGCCGGGGCTTCCCGGACCACGAACTGGTGCTGGCCGCCCCGGCAGAGCTCGCCCCCCTGGCGGCGGCGACGGGAGCGGTCGACCGGCTGCTGCCCGCCTCCGCCCCCGGCCGCGCCGTACCCCGCAGCCTCGACTGGACCGGCCCCCCGCCCGACGTCGCCGTCGACCTGCACGGCAACGGGCCGCCCAGCCACCGGCTCCTGCAGTCCCTGTGCCCGGGACGGCTCCTGGCCTTCGCGCACCCCGACACGCCCGAGATCGACGGACCGCCCTGGTACGCCGAGGAACACGAACGGGACCGCTGGTGCCGCTTCGTCGAGGCCTACGGGATGGCCGCCGACGCGTCCGACCTGCGGCTGCCCAGCCCGGCGGACCCGTCCCCGGCCCCCGGCGCGATCGTCCTGCACCCCGGTGCCGGCGCACCGTCACGCTGCTGGCCCGTCGACCGCTACGCGACCGTGGCCACCGCCCTGCGCGAGCGCGGCCACCGGGTCGTGGTCACGGGGGGAGCGGACGAGGAGGACCTGCCGGCCCGCCTCGCCAAGGAGGCCCGGCTGCCCGACACCGACGTGTTCGGCGGCGGCCTGCCCTTCGGACGGCTCTCCGCCCTCGTCGCCGGGGCCCGCGCCGTGGTCAGCGGCGACACCGGCATCGCCCACCTCGCCGTCGCCCACGCCGCCCCCTCCGTCACCCTCTTCGGCCCCGTGCCGCCCAGCCGCTGGGGACCGCCCGCGCACCCGCGCCACCAGGTCCTCTGGCACCCGGGACCGGACGGCGACCCACACGGGCGCCGCACCGACCCCGTCCTGCTCCGTATCCGCCCCGAAGACGTCCTGGAAGCCTTCGACCGACTCACCGACACCCCATGA
- a CDS encoding glycosyltransferase family 2 protein — protein sequence MSQASVGVVIATRNRAPSLARTLRHILDLPGRPPVVVADNASTDGTRDLLARDFPQVRVLNLPSNRGALARTDGVRSLDTPYVAFSDDDSWWAPGALSRAAGLFDAHPRLGLLAARTLVGPAVEPDPLNEVLATSPLGRATDLPGTQVLGFLACAAVVRRSAYMDVGGFHPVLFFGGEETLLAYDLAARGWGVTHCPDVIAHHHPDPTPRTGRPAVVRRNDLLTAWLRRPLPYALARTRDLATEARRDPHARQALRETLARLPAALGARRPLPPHVERAARTLDTAAAALGATV from the coding sequence ATGAGCCAAGCATCCGTCGGCGTCGTCATCGCCACCCGCAACCGGGCGCCCTCGCTCGCCCGTACCCTCCGCCACATCCTCGACCTCCCCGGGCGGCCGCCCGTCGTCGTCGCCGACAACGCCTCCACCGACGGCACCCGCGACCTGCTCGCCCGCGACTTCCCCCAAGTGCGGGTGCTGAACCTGCCGTCAAACCGGGGAGCCCTCGCCCGCACGGACGGCGTGCGCTCCCTCGACACCCCGTACGTGGCGTTCAGCGACGACGACTCCTGGTGGGCGCCCGGCGCCCTGAGCCGCGCGGCCGGCCTGTTCGACGCCCACCCGCGCCTCGGCCTGCTCGCCGCGCGCACCCTGGTCGGCCCCGCCGTCGAACCCGACCCGCTCAACGAGGTGCTCGCCACGTCGCCCCTGGGCCGGGCGACCGACCTCCCGGGTACGCAGGTCCTCGGCTTCCTCGCCTGCGCCGCCGTGGTCCGCCGCAGCGCCTACATGGACGTCGGCGGCTTCCACCCGGTGCTGTTCTTCGGCGGTGAGGAGACGCTGCTCGCCTACGACCTCGCCGCCCGCGGCTGGGGCGTCACCCACTGCCCCGATGTCATCGCCCACCACCATCCGGACCCGACGCCGCGCACCGGTCGCCCGGCCGTCGTCCGCCGCAACGACCTGCTCACCGCCTGGCTGCGCCGCCCACTGCCCTACGCCCTCGCCCGCACCCGGGACCTGGCCACCGAGGCCCGTCGCGATCCCCACGCACGCCAGGCCCTGCGCGAGACCCTCGCACGCCTGCCCGCCGCACTGGGCGCGCGAAGGCCCCTGCCCCCGCATGTCGAACGTGCCGCCCGCACCCTGGACACCGCGGCCGCGGCCCTCGGAGCGACGGTATGA
- a CDS encoding glycosyltransferase family 2 protein, which translates to MTDRRTTVVVITHNRRPEMLRTLDHLAELPERPRVIVTDNASTDGTADAVIRHHPEVLLLRPGRNLGAVGRNLAMRHVRTPYVAFCDDDSWWAPGALSGAADLLDRHPALGAVTARIVVEPDGTEDPIVAELRNSPIPGPSWLPGPALGSFLAAATVLRADAFRAAGGFHPRLWLGGEEELIAADLAADGWWLTYADHLTAHHQPSDVRDATLRRAHGIRNTLWFTWLRRPAGRALRRTAHLARTVPRDTASLRAFAEAAAALPWVLRERRVLPTEVESRLRLLEDPQRQSTARQYRG; encoded by the coding sequence ATGACCGACCGCCGCACGACCGTCGTCGTCATCACCCACAACCGCCGCCCCGAAATGCTGCGCACCCTCGACCACCTGGCCGAACTGCCGGAGCGGCCCCGGGTGATCGTCACCGACAACGCCTCCACCGACGGCACCGCCGACGCCGTCATCCGGCACCACCCCGAGGTGCTGCTGCTGCGCCCCGGCCGCAACCTCGGCGCTGTCGGCCGCAACCTGGCCATGCGCCATGTGCGGACGCCCTACGTGGCCTTCTGCGACGACGACTCCTGGTGGGCGCCCGGCGCGTTGTCCGGGGCCGCCGACCTGCTCGACCGGCACCCCGCGCTCGGCGCGGTCACGGCACGCATCGTCGTCGAACCGGACGGCACCGAAGACCCGATCGTCGCCGAACTGCGCAACTCGCCCATACCCGGGCCGAGCTGGCTTCCGGGACCGGCTCTCGGTTCCTTCCTCGCCGCCGCGACCGTCCTGCGTGCCGACGCCTTCCGAGCCGCCGGCGGCTTCCACCCCCGGCTGTGGCTCGGCGGCGAGGAGGAACTGATCGCCGCGGACCTCGCCGCCGACGGCTGGTGGCTGACGTACGCCGACCACCTGACGGCCCATCACCAGCCGTCGGACGTCAGGGACGCCACCCTGCGCCGGGCCCACGGCATCCGCAACACACTGTGGTTCACCTGGCTTCGCCGCCCGGCGGGCCGCGCACTGCGCCGCACCGCGCACCTGGCCCGCACGGTCCCTCGCGACACCGCCTCCCTGCGGGCCTTCGCGGAGGCGGCGGCCGCGCTGCCGTGGGTGCTGCGCGAACGGCGGGTGCTGCCGACGGAGGTCGAGTCACGGTTGCGGCTGCTGGAGGATCCCCAACGCCAGTCGACCGCACGCCAGTACAGGGGCTGA
- a CDS encoding SRPBCC family protein — translation MTEYERSRTMSAPSEHIFDQAAHVDRLEAWLPEALHVNAGNLPAVTVHEDRTGEDISALFRARRDQMRLEWGTREQGSYTGWLQVAGIGSGASEVTVHLSFFDDSHDPGEEAVRDALDSSLERLEEQVRLRVDHAAG, via the coding sequence ATGACCGAGTACGAACGTTCCCGTACGATGTCCGCACCATCCGAACATATTTTCGACCAAGCCGCCCATGTCGACCGGCTGGAGGCCTGGCTGCCGGAAGCCCTGCACGTGAACGCCGGGAACCTTCCCGCCGTCACGGTGCACGAGGACCGCACCGGCGAGGACATCTCCGCCCTGTTCCGCGCCCGTCGCGACCAGATGCGGCTCGAATGGGGCACCCGCGAGCAAGGCAGCTATACCGGCTGGCTCCAGGTCGCCGGCATCGGCAGCGGAGCCAGTGAGGTGACAGTGCACCTGTCGTTCTTCGACGACAGCCACGACCCCGGCGAGGAAGCCGTACGCGACGCCCTGGACAGCAGCCTCGAGCGCCTGGAGGAGCAGGTGCGGCTGCGCGTCGACCACGCGGCCGGCTGA
- a CDS encoding DUF2795 domain-containing protein, whose protein sequence is MAEISPIDLQKALKGADYPASSDDLVSLAKSNGADDTVVKKISQSGAKRFDGPNDVQKAVFGND, encoded by the coding sequence ATGGCTGAGATCAGTCCCATCGACCTGCAGAAGGCCCTGAAGGGCGCCGACTATCCGGCCAGCAGCGACGATCTCGTCTCGCTGGCCAAGAGCAACGGCGCCGACGACACCGTCGTCAAGAAGATCTCCCAGTCCGGAGCCAAGCGGTTCGACGGACCCAACGACGTGCAGAAGGCCGTCTTCGGCAACGACTAG
- a CDS encoding DUF6479 family protein — translation MNAIAYQTAATNPAGVIAVLIGGLLIAGALVWSVRLGIKVRRREPGPPRRQEQPTLPESGPVHETRQMREPNEVPRATDEGERLTPHDLQASGSKRGENQKRRRWSPGSSGSFGSGGPGGT, via the coding sequence ATGAACGCCATCGCCTATCAGACAGCCGCGACGAATCCGGCCGGTGTGATCGCCGTCCTCATCGGCGGTCTCCTCATCGCCGGAGCCCTGGTGTGGTCCGTACGACTCGGCATCAAGGTACGGCGCCGTGAACCAGGACCCCCGAGACGACAGGAACAGCCCACGCTCCCGGAATCCGGTCCCGTTCACGAGACCCGGCAGATGAGGGAGCCGAACGAGGTTCCCCGGGCGACGGACGAGGGCGAGCGGCTCACCCCGCACGACCTCCAGGCATCCGGCAGCAAACGCGGCGAGAACCAGAAACGCCGACGCTGGAGTCCCGGCTCCAGCGGCTCGTTCGGCAGCGGGGGCCCGGGCGGGACATGA